The Apium graveolens cultivar Ventura chromosome 6, ASM990537v1, whole genome shotgun sequence genome contains a region encoding:
- the LOC141667452 gene encoding agamous-like MADS-box protein AGL15 isoform X2 — protein MGRAKLEIAKIENANNRQSTFKKRRAGLMKKAHELSVLCDAEIAIIVFSSTGKLFEFASSSMEHTLARFNKSVESKNSAIEHKGKDVLEVECLK, from the exons ATGGGTCGGGCAAAGCTTGAAATAGCGAAGATTGAAAATGCCAACAACAGGCAGTCCACTTTTAAGAAGAGAAGGGCTGGTTTAATGAAGAAAGCTCATGAGCTTTCTGTTTTATGTGATGCTGAGATCGCAATTATTGTGTTCTCAAGCACTGGGAAGCTTTTTGAGTTTGCTAGTTCAAG TATGGAGCATACACTTGCACGATTCAACAAATCTGTAGAATCGAAAAATTCTGCAATCGAGCATAAG GGTAAGGATGTTTTAGAAGTGGAATGTCTGAAATAG
- the LOC141667452 gene encoding uncharacterized protein LOC141667452 isoform X1 has product MENATLRRKIEWLQSFFPLNAFPESGYLEREVPRKLSPKRQASLSQNTKCQTEDENGELMMTLFLGPPPDNGQKERKTPEKDTGTPSDTSHSQIE; this is encoded by the exons ATGGAAAATGCTACCCTGCGCAGAAAG ATTGAGTGGCTTCAAAGTTTTTTCCCCTTAAATGCGTTCCCAGAGTCAGGCTACCTTGAACGTGAAGTGCCAAGGAAATTGTCTCCCAAAAGACAAGCATCCTTAAGTCAGAATACAAAGTGTCAAACTGAAGATGAAAATGGAGAGTTGATGATGACCTTATTCCTCGG CCCCCCTCCTGATAATGGTCAAAAGGAAAGGAAGACTCCGGAAAAAGACACTGGAACTCCTTCTGATACTTCCCACAGTCAGATTGAGTAA